In Primulina huaijiensis isolate GDHJ02 chromosome 4, ASM1229523v2, whole genome shotgun sequence, a genomic segment contains:
- the LOC140975299 gene encoding protein ACTIVITY OF BC1 COMPLEX KINASE 7, chloroplastic-like isoform X2, with protein sequence MQRKELPAKSGSNRRAIKMVPTTDHRKNMLSSTSTSDVVNGSVKTINGVNVVNGASLVKRDSTLPLAKSTGLPPIEGVKVLPNDEGFSWANENYNSIQRSIDVWFFVISLRVRVLLDNAKWTYIGGFTEDKQANRRQRTSSWLRESLLQLGPTFIKLGQLSSTRSDLLPKEFVNELANLQDRVPAFSPKKAKNFIEKELGAPIQVLFKEFEELPIAAASLGQVHRAILHNGEKVVVKVQRPGLKKLFDIDLRNLKLVAEYFQTSDTLGGPSRDWVGIYDECAK encoded by the exons ATGCAACGGAAAGAATTACCCGCGAAATCAGGTTCGAATCGCCGGGCCATTAAAATGGTTCCTACAACTGACCACAGAAAAAATATGTTGTCATCCACAAGTACTTCTGATGTTGTAAATGGATCTGTTAAGACCATCAATGGAGTAAATGTAGTTAATGGAGCAAGCCTGGTCAAGAGAGATTCAACTCTGCCGCTTGCAAAATCTACGGGCCTTCCGCCAATTGAAGGGGTGAAAGTTTTGCCTAACGATGAAGGTTTTAGTTGGGcaaatgaaaattataattcGATCCAGAGAAGTATAGATGTATGGTTCTTTGTCATTTCATTACGTGTTCGTGTTCTATTGGACAATGCTAAGTGGACGTACATCGGAGGCTTCACTGAAGATAAGCAG GCAAATAGACGGCAACGAACTTCCTCATGGCTACGAGAATCTTTACTGCAACTTGGTCCAACTTTTATCAAACTTGGGCAGTTGTCATCCACAAGGTCTGACCTGCTTCCTAAAGAATTTGTCAATGAGCTTGCCAATTTACAG GATAGAGTACCGGCATTTTCACCAAAAAAAGCGAAAAATTTCATTGAAAAGGAATTAGGTGCTCCGATCCAAGTGTTATTCAAGGAGTTTGAAGAGCTACCAATTGCAGCTGCTAGTCTTGGTCAG GTACACAGGGCTATTTTGCACAATGGAGAAAAAGTTGTGGTGAAAGTTCAGAGACCGGGACTAAAGAAACTTTTTGACATTGATCTTC GAAATTTAAAGCTGGTGGCTGAATATTTTCAAACTAGTGACACTCTTGGTGGTCCATCAAGGGATTGGGTTGGAATATATGACGAGTGTGCCAAGTAA
- the LOC140975299 gene encoding protein ACTIVITY OF BC1 COMPLEX KINASE 7, chloroplastic-like isoform X3, with product MAAILASHSCCCRIGELKNNGRVDNLNFFGSALNHSESKFEENAYKPVKIDKHHKFQAEMQRKELPAKSGSNRRAIKMVPTTDHRKNMLSSTSTSDVVNGSVKTINGVNVVNGASLVKRDSTLPLAKSTGLPPIEGVKVLPNDEGFSWANENYNSIQRSIDVWFFVISLRVRVLLDNAKWTYIGGFTEDKQANRRQRTSSWLRESLLQLGPTFIKLGQLSSTRSDLLPKEFVNELANLQDRVPAFSPKKAKNFIEKELGAPIQVLFKEFEELPIAAASLGQVHRAILHNGEKVVVKVQRPGLKKLFDIDLRNLKLVAEYFQTSDTLGGPSRDWVGIYDECAK from the exons ATGGCGGCGATATTGGCTTCTCATAGTTGCTGTTGTCGCATTGGAGAGTTAAAAAATAATGGAAGAGTAGATAATCTGAATTTCTTTGGCTCAGCTTTAAACCATAGTGAGtcaaaatttgaagaaaatgCTTACAAGCCTGTCAAAATTGACAAACACCATAAATTTCAAGCAGAAATGCAACGGAAAGAATTACCCGCGAAATCAGGTTCGAATCGCCGGGCCATTAAAATGGTTCCTACAACTGACCACAGAAAAAATATGTTGTCATCCACAAGTACTTCTGATGTTGTAAATGGATCTGTTAAGACCATCAATGGAGTAAATGTAGTTAATGGAGCAAGCCTGGTCAAGAGAGATTCAACTCTGCCGCTTGCAAAATCTACGGGCCTTCCGCCAATTGAAGGGGTGAAAGTTTTGCCTAACGATGAAGGTTTTAGTTGGGcaaatgaaaattataattcGATCCAGAGAAGTATAGATGTATGGTTCTTTGTCATTTCATTACGTGTTCGTGTTCTATTGGACAATGCTAAGTGGACGTACATCGGAGGCTTCACTGAAGATAAGCAG GCAAATAGACGGCAACGAACTTCCTCATGGCTACGAGAATCTTTACTGCAACTTGGTCCAACTTTTATCAAACTTGGGCAGTTGTCATCCACAAGGTCTGACCTGCTTCCTAAAGAATTTGTCAATGAGCTTGCCAATTTACAG GATAGAGTACCGGCATTTTCACCAAAAAAAGCGAAAAATTTCATTGAAAAGGAATTAGGTGCTCCGATCCAAGTGTTATTCAAGGAGTTTGAAGAGCTACCAATTGCAGCTGCTAGTCTTGGTCAG GTACACAGGGCTATTTTGCACAATGGAGAAAAAGTTGTGGTGAAAGTTCAGAGACCGGGACTAAAGAAACTTTTTGACATTGATCTTC GAAATTTAAAGCTGGTGGCTGAATATTTTCAAACTAGTGACACTCTTGGTGGTCCATCAAGGGATTGGGTTGGAATATATGACGAGTGTGCCAAGTAA
- the LOC140975299 gene encoding protein ACTIVITY OF BC1 COMPLEX KINASE 7, chloroplastic-like isoform X1, with protein sequence MAAILASHSCCCRIGELKNNGRVDNLNFFGSALNHSESKFEENAYKPVKIDKHHKFQAEMQRKELPAKSGSNRRAIKMVPTTDHRKNMLSSTSTSDVVNGSVKTINGVNVVNGASLVKRDSTLPLAKSTGLPPIEGVKVLPNDEGFSWANENYNSIQRSIDVWFFVISLRVRVLLDNAKWTYIGGFTEDKQANRRQRTSSWLRESLLQLGPTFIKLGQLSSTRSDLLPKEFVNELANLQDRVPAFSPKKAKNFIEKELGAPIQVLFKEFEELPIAAASLGTQGYFAQWRKSCGESSETGTKETF encoded by the exons ATGGCGGCGATATTGGCTTCTCATAGTTGCTGTTGTCGCATTGGAGAGTTAAAAAATAATGGAAGAGTAGATAATCTGAATTTCTTTGGCTCAGCTTTAAACCATAGTGAGtcaaaatttgaagaaaatgCTTACAAGCCTGTCAAAATTGACAAACACCATAAATTTCAAGCAGAAATGCAACGGAAAGAATTACCCGCGAAATCAGGTTCGAATCGCCGGGCCATTAAAATGGTTCCTACAACTGACCACAGAAAAAATATGTTGTCATCCACAAGTACTTCTGATGTTGTAAATGGATCTGTTAAGACCATCAATGGAGTAAATGTAGTTAATGGAGCAAGCCTGGTCAAGAGAGATTCAACTCTGCCGCTTGCAAAATCTACGGGCCTTCCGCCAATTGAAGGGGTGAAAGTTTTGCCTAACGATGAAGGTTTTAGTTGGGcaaatgaaaattataattcGATCCAGAGAAGTATAGATGTATGGTTCTTTGTCATTTCATTACGTGTTCGTGTTCTATTGGACAATGCTAAGTGGACGTACATCGGAGGCTTCACTGAAGATAAGCAG GCAAATAGACGGCAACGAACTTCCTCATGGCTACGAGAATCTTTACTGCAACTTGGTCCAACTTTTATCAAACTTGGGCAGTTGTCATCCACAAGGTCTGACCTGCTTCCTAAAGAATTTGTCAATGAGCTTGCCAATTTACAG GATAGAGTACCGGCATTTTCACCAAAAAAAGCGAAAAATTTCATTGAAAAGGAATTAGGTGCTCCGATCCAAGTGTTATTCAAGGAGTTTGAAGAGCTACCAATTGCAGCTGCTAGTCTTG GTACACAGGGCTATTTTGCACAATGGAGAAAAAGTTGTGGTGAAAGTTCAGAGACCGGGACTAAAGAAACTTTTTGA